One window of Pocillopora verrucosa isolate sample1 chromosome 9, ASM3666991v2, whole genome shotgun sequence genomic DNA carries:
- the LOC131797104 gene encoding trace amine-associated receptor 9-like, with the protein MTNLTEDARNYITTHQEFFCTTGLGAAFKTFSLTLALPLSITAILGNVLIILALRKVSSLHPPSKFLLGSLACTDLGVGLISHPIRSGFFLSPDHSEDCHYFWILFNITGFVFGGVSLLTMTAISVDRLLALSMGLRYKQLVTVRRVRVLVITFWIFCTFGSITVLHSLRLTLGIGCAAFLPCTIISTFCYIKIYRTLRFSHAQVPSQSHQGQQNREGTPLNKARYKKTVSTVLWAQISLLACSLPFGSLVSFASITGSVDPAAQSFKVIVSLAVTLMLSNSTLNPFLYCWKMTEMRQAVKDTIRQFCC; encoded by the coding sequence ATGACGAATTTGACAGAAGATGCTAGAAATTATATAACAACACACCAAGAATTTTTCTGCACAACTGGTCTTGGAGCAGCCTTTAAGACGTTTTCTTTGACGTTAGCACTTCCTCTATCCATAACTGCAATTTTGGGAAATGTTTTGATCATCCTTGCACTTCGGAAGGTCTCTTCTCTTCATCCACCGTCAAAATTTCTGCTCGGCAGCCTTGCGTGCACAGATTTGGGCGTGGGCCTCATTTCACATCCTATTCGAAGCGGTTTCTTTCTGTCTCCAGACCATTCAGAAGATTGTCACTACTTTTGGATCCTTTTTAATATCACGGGTTTTGTGTTTGGTGGTGTATCTTTGTTAACAATGACCGCCATAAGTGTAGACAGACTTCTTGCCTTGTCGATGGGGCTAAGATACAAACAGCTGGTTACTGTGAGGCGGGTGAGAGTTCTTGTCATCACTTTCTGGATTTTTTGCACTTTTGGCTCAATAACAGTATTACACAGTTTGCGTCTTACTTTGGGAATCGGCTGCGCAGCATTTTTACCGTGCACAATAATCTCTACTTTCTgttacattaaaatttaccGCACACTCCGTTTCTCTCATGCACAAGTTCCGAGTCAAAGTCACCAAGGACAACAGAATAGAGAAGGAACTCCACTGAATAAAGCGCGATACAAAAAGACAGTGTCCACAGTATTGTGGGCTCAGATTTCTTTATTGGCTTGTTCTCTTCCGTTTGGTTCACTCGTAAGCTTCGCATCTATTACTGGATCAGTGGATCCGGCGGCGCAGTCATTTAAAGTAATTGTGTCTCTAGCGGTAACTTTGATGTTATCGAACTCGACTCTGAATCCATTCTtgtactgctggaagatgacaGAAATGAGGCAAGCGGTGAAGGACACGATCAGACAATTTTGCTGCTGA
- the LOC131797069 gene encoding melanocyte-stimulating hormone receptor-like translates to MANSTEDESPTFVNQEFSCVSGVTLAHRIILLMFGIPLSISAVVGNVLIIVVLHKVSSLHPPSKLLLACLAFTDLNVGLIAHPLFCGLFLFTPKRPSSCSRFLIVLNTSSLFSGVSLSTMTAISVDRLLALLLGLRYRQVVTVRRVKISIVALWIFCSSVVMMVIYGNRRMAFGISSAVFLMGIVISTSCYTKIYRRLRISQVQVQDQSHQGQLNEEGTPLNKERYKKTVSTALWVQITLLACYVPFGLVTVFANTTLRTPTIFFAWLLSVTLLYFNSTLNPLLYCLKMRELRQEMKNVIRKIWCISELSVRVHNTNEPHT, encoded by the coding sequence ATGGCGAATTCAACTGAAGATGAAAGCCCTACATTTGTAAACCAAGAATTTTCGTGCGTTTCAGGTGTTACATTAGCTCATAGGATAATTTTGCTAATGTTTGGTATTCCTCTGTCCATCAGTGCAGTTGTCGGAAATGTTCTGATCATCGTTGTCCTTCACAAAGTGTCTTCTCTTCACCCGCCGTCAAAACTTTTGCTCGCTTGCCTTGCATTCACAGATTTGAACGTCGGTCTTATTGCGCATCCTCTTTTTTGtggtctttttttatttactccAAAGCGCCCGAGTAGTTGTTCCAGGTTTTTGATCGTTCTTAATACGAGTTCTTTGTTTAGCGGTGTATCTTTGTCAACGATGACTGCAATAAGTGTCgacagacttctcgctctgttgCTAGGGCTAAGATACAGGCAAGTTGTAACTGTGAGGCGAGTAAAAATTTCCATCGTTGCTCTTTGGATTTTTTGTTCCTCTGTCGTAATGATGGTGATTTACGGCAATCGACGCATGGCTTTTGGTATTTCCTCTGCAGTATTTTTAATGGGTATAGTAATCTCCACTTCCTGTTACACCAAAATTTATCGCAGACTTCGTATTTCTCAAGTACAAGTCCAAGACCAAAGTCACCAAGGACAACTGAATGAAGAAGGAACTCCACTGAACAAAGAGCGATACAAAAAGACAGTGTCCACAGCACTGTGGGTTCAAATAACATTACTGGCTTGTTATGTTCCTTTTGGATTAGTCACAGTCTTTGCAAATACCACATTACGCACGCCGACGATTTTCTTCGCCTGGCTTCTTAGTGTAACGCTTTTGTACTTTAACTCGACTCTAAATCCATTACTATACTGCTTGAAAATGAGAGAATTAAGACAAGAAATGAAGAACGTCATCAGAAAAATCTGGTGCATATCTGAATTAAGCGTTAGAGTACATAACACAAATGAGCCTCACACTTGA
- the LOC131797021 gene encoding melanocyte-stimulating hormone receptor-like, with translation MANLTEDGNYTTTGLGFSCSLGLGTAQKIFISTINLPSSTFAIIGNLLIIIALRKVSCLHPPSKLLLSCLACTDLGVGLISHPLFSIFLMAPEHSRVCFFSSLLFLITGSIFCGVSSSTMTAISVDRLLALSLGLRYKQVVTMRRVKALVGTHWVLCIIIMPVLFHSHRIFLGIGSAMFLLSIMISSFCYIKIYRTLRLSQAQVQSQGHQGQQNEEPTPLNNARYKKTVSTALWVQMASLVCYLPFVLVIGFVSITEHETPSFNFVSCLSTSLMLSNSTINPILYCWRMREMKRAVKHTIRQFCCYPNEET, from the coding sequence ATGGCGAATTTAACTGAGGATGGAAATTATACGACAACAGGCCTGGGGTTTTCCTGTTCTCTAGGTCTCGGAACAGCTCAGAAGATATTCATTTCAACTATAAATCTTCCCTCATCCACTTTTGCAATTATTGGAAATCTCTTGATCATCATTGCTCTCCGAAAGGTGTCGTGCCTTCATCCGCCGTCAAAACTCTTGCTCAGTTGTCTTGCTTGCACAGATTTGGGCGTGGGCCTTATTTCACATCCTCTTTTCAGTATTTTCCTTATGGCCCCTGAGCACTCAAGGGTttgtttcttctcttctttactttttcttaTCACTGGTTCAATATTTTGTGGGGTATCTTCGTCAACAATGACTGCaataagtgtggacagacttctaGCTCTGTCGCTGGGATTAAGATACAAACAGGTTGTAACTATGAGGCGAGTAAAGGCTCTCGTTGGTACTCATTGGGTCTTATGCATTATCATTATGCCGGTACTATTTCATAGTCATCGCATTTTCCTAGGCATTGGGTCTGCAATGTTTTTGTTAAGCATAATGATCTCTTCATTTTGTTACATCAAAATTTATCGCACTCTCCGCCTCTCGCAAGCACAAGTTCAGAGCCAAGGTCACCAAGGACAACAGAATGAAGAACCAACTCCACTGAATAACGCGAGATACAAAAAAACAGTGTCCACAGCACTGTGGGTACAAATGGCATCACTGGTTTGTTATCTCCcttttgttttggtcattggTTTTGTTTCTATCACTGAACATGAAACGCCATCATTCAACTTTGTCTCGTGTTTATCGACATCTCTTATGTTGTCTAACTCGACTATAAATCCAATCCTGTATTGTTGGAGGATGAGAGAAATGAAACGAGCCGTAAAGCACACGATAAGACAATTTTGTTGTTATCCTAATGAAGAAACTTAG
- the LOC131797103 gene encoding melanocyte-stimulating hormone receptor-like, whose protein sequence is MANSPGDGNHTTQHQEFFCNSGLSSTQRIIISALGVPLSIIAFLGNFLIISVLCKVSSLHPPSKLLLGCLACTDLGVGLIVHPLRSGFYLLLENSKGCYYFFIVYNFTGFIFAGVSLSTTTAISVDRLLALLLGLRYRQVVTVRRVRTLIAILLFSCTSASVVAFNSLSIAFRFVCALLLLCVAISSFCYTKIYRTLRLSHAQGQYKDEQGQQNGERVQLNKARYQKTVFTALWIQMALLACYLPYGLATAFITITGLNTQSITFVWCLTASLVLSNSTMNPFLYYWKMREMRQAVKDTIRKFCCLLCRTKQTWSITSRRDVKHTGSFVGFSDNQVVLVRKSHFRRLSSLIKRELIMSRVVDSGKHSLLTAVLLPITCLCFLDCEKHIHCKYTCYTTVSERIKKQGSILNLLLIPCSRRWGITEKPKILSFSPFQKCEKAVISALIAKRRQLSCY, encoded by the coding sequence ATGGCGAATTCACCTGGAGATGGAAACCATACGACACAGCATCAAGAGTTTTTCTGCAATTCAGGTCTTAGCAGCACTCAGAGAATAATCATTTCAGCTTTAGGCGTTCCTCTGTCCATCATCGCATTTTTGGGGAATTTTCTTATCATTTCCGTTCTTTGCAAAGTGTCTTCCCTACACCCGCCGTCGAAACTTTTGCTGGGTTGCCTTGCATGCACAGATCTGGGAGTGGGCCTCATCGTGCATCCTCTTCGCAGTggattttatttgttattaGAAAACTCTAAGGGTTGTTACTACTTTTTCATCGTTTATAATTTCACGGGGTTTATATTTGCTGGTGTATCTTTGTCAACAACGACCGCAATAAGTGTCGACAGACTTCTCGCTTTGTTATTGGGGCTAAGATACCGACAAGTTGTAACTGTGAGGAGAGTAAGGACCCTTATAGccattcttttgttttcgtgCACTTCTGCCTCAGTGGTTGCGTTTAACAGTTTATCTATTGCCTTTAGATTCGTTTGTGCTTTGTTGTTACTGTGTGTAGCGATCTCATCTTTCTGCTACACTAAAATTTATCGTACACTTCGTCTTTCTCACGCACAAGGGCAATACAAAGATGAACAGGGACAACAGAATGGGGAGCGAGTTCAACTGAACAAAGCGCGATACCAAAAGACAGTTTTCACAGCCCTGTGGATACAAATGGCACTACTGGCTTGTTATCTTCCGTACGGTTTAGCCACAGCTTTCATTACGATCACTGGATTGAACACCCAGTCGATTACCTTCGTGTGGTGTTTGACGGCATCTTTGGTGTTATCAAACTCGACTATGAATCCATTTTTGTACTATTGGAAGATGAGAGAgatgagacaagcagtaaaggaCACGATCAGAAAGTTTTGTTGCTTATTATGTCGCACGAAGCAAACCTGGAGTATAACTTCTCGACGAGATGTTAAACATACCGGCTCTTTTGTTGGTTTCTCGGACAATCAAGTTGTACTCGTGCGCAAGTCTCATTTCCGTCGATTGTCGAGCCTTATAAAAAGGGAACTCATCATGAGTAGGGTTGTGGACTCCGGAAAACACAGTTTATTGACTGCTGTCTTGTTACCTATCACTTGCCTGTGTTTTTTGGATTGTGAAAAACACATACACTGTAAATACACATGCTATACTACGGTTTCTGAAAGAATCAAGAAACAAGGTTCCATTCTGAACTTATTACTTATTCCGTGTTCGCGGCGGTGGGGGATAACTGAAAAACCGAAAATCTTAAGTTTTAGTCCTTTTCAGAAATGTGAAAAGGCTGTGATTAGTGCCTTGATTGCAAAACGAAGACAGTTGTCATGCtattga
- the LOC131797070 gene encoding beta-4C adrenergic receptor-like, with protein sequence MANLTEYGNYSMIYREYYCSPGLGKAMKISILIFTIPISIMAFFGNALIILALRKLSSLHSPSKILISCLACTDLGVGLISNPLLNGYYLSPEHSKSCHYFWALSYTATTILCGASLSTTTAISVDRLLALLLGLRYRQVVTVRRVMALVVTIWLSSILIAAVVYYSYLIALGMASAGLVLCIVISTFCYTKIYHTLRLSRAQVQDQGNQGQRNGEGSQLNKARYKKTVSTAVWIQMTLLACYLPFGLVGAVKAIFRLYVPSQSLIYAVTLSLLMSNSTINPLLYCWKIRDIRQAVRGTIRQFRCIFSEEA encoded by the coding sequence ATGGCGAATTTAACTGAGTATGGCAACTATAGCATGATATATCGAGAGTACTATTGCAGTCCAGGTCTTGGAAAAGCCATGAAgatatcaattttaatttttacaatccCCATATCCATCATGGCATTTTTCGGAAATGCTCTGATCATCCTTGCTCTTCGAAAGTTGTCTTCTCTGCATTCACCgtcaaaaattttgatcagttgCCTTGCGTGCACAGATCTAGGAGTGGGCCTCATTTCAAATCCTCTCCTCAATGGGTATTATTTATCTCCAGAGCACTCCAAGAGTTGTCACTACTTTTGGGCACTTTCCTATACCGCTACTACGATATTATGCGGCGCATCTTTGTCAACAACGACTGCAATAAGTGTAGACAGACTTCTTGCTCTATTACTAGGGCTAAGGTACAGGCAGGTTGTAACTGTGAGGCGAGTAATGGCCCTTGTTGTCACTATATGGCTTTCCAGCATCCTTATCGCTGCGGTGGTGTATTATAGCTATCTTATTGCTTTAGGTATGGCATCTGCAGGACTCGTGTTGTGTATAGTGATCTCCACTTTCTGCTACACCAAAATATATCACACGCTTCGCCTTTCTCGAGCACAAGTGCAAGACCAAGGCAATCAAGGACAACGAAATGGAGAAGGATCGCAACTGAACAAAGCAAGGTACAAAAAGACAGTGTCCACGGCAGTGTGGATACAAATGACATTACTGGCTTGTTATCTCCCATTTGGTTTAGTCGGAGCTGTAAAGGCTATCTTTAGATTGTATGTTCCGTCCCAGAGCTTAATATATGCTGTAACGCTGTCTCTGCTGATGTCTAACTCAACTATTAACCCACTTTTGTATTGCTGGAAGATTAGAGATATACGACAAGCAGTAAGAGGCACGATCAGGCAGTTTCGTTGCATCTTTAGTGAAGAAGCTTAG